The proteins below come from a single Salinivibrio kushneri genomic window:
- a CDS encoding DUF6279 family lipoprotein encodes MVKQGCRTGWLVGCLLLLVGCTTELAYNTLPFWIHYYIDDIVNLRPEQSRQVKADLDTIQQWHRTHELPAIAERLGLIATQSTERQTMSQLRAHQDAVKERIRATLQAFVPATARLLDSFDDKQAQALTQWLEEEIEQATQRRAKRSEDEQFAYQRDDLEEDTEEWVGDTDRDQQPLFAEMAQYQQAAMPTFRQVRERLVSRLFDIINNRQSMDTEAALSQWVDDVVAWRAGPDTETEMAIYRSRRLDWLLRLDRSLDDEQRNRLVESLNEWQTRLSEMSR; translated from the coding sequence ATGGTCAAACAAGGTTGTCGAACAGGGTGGTTAGTTGGCTGTTTACTCTTGTTGGTGGGCTGTACCACAGAGCTGGCCTACAACACCTTGCCGTTTTGGATTCATTACTACATTGACGATATTGTCAATTTACGCCCTGAGCAATCTCGGCAAGTCAAAGCCGATCTCGACACGATTCAACAATGGCACCGCACTCACGAATTACCGGCGATTGCTGAGCGGCTAGGGCTTATCGCTACACAAAGTACCGAGCGACAAACCATGTCGCAATTGCGCGCGCATCAAGACGCGGTGAAAGAGAGAATTCGCGCGACGTTACAGGCTTTTGTGCCCGCCACCGCACGTTTACTTGACAGTTTTGACGATAAGCAAGCGCAAGCACTGACGCAGTGGCTGGAAGAGGAAATTGAGCAAGCTACCCAGCGCCGCGCCAAGCGTTCGGAGGATGAGCAGTTTGCCTATCAGCGGGATGACTTAGAAGAAGATACCGAAGAGTGGGTGGGTGATACCGACCGCGATCAGCAGCCGCTCTTCGCCGAAATGGCGCAATACCAACAAGCAGCAATGCCGACGTTCCGTCAAGTACGAGAGCGGTTAGTCAGTCGCCTATTTGATATTATCAATAATAGACAATCAATGGATACCGAAGCGGCGTTGTCTCAATGGGTGGACGATGTGGTGGCGTGGCGAGCTGGGCCAGACACAGAGACCGAAATGGCCATATACCGTTCGCGGCGACTGGATTGGTTGTTGCGCCTAGATCGCAGCTTGGATGACGAGCAACGTAACCGCTTAGTGGAAAGCCTGAATGAGTGGCAAACACGCTTGAGTGAAATGAGCCGTTGA
- the hinT gene encoding purine nucleoside phosphoramidase, with product MAEETIFSKIIRKEIPADVLYQDELVTAFRDINPRAPVHILVVPNKLIPTTNDVDTDDELALGRMITVAKKLAADEGIAEDGYRLIMNCNQHGGQEVYHIHMHLVGGRALGPMVVG from the coding sequence ATGGCGGAAGAAACAATTTTTAGCAAAATCATTCGTAAAGAAATCCCCGCGGATGTTTTGTATCAGGATGAACTCGTGACCGCCTTTCGCGATATCAACCCGCGTGCCCCTGTGCATATCTTGGTGGTGCCCAATAAGTTGATTCCGACCACCAACGATGTGGATACCGATGACGAGCTTGCACTGGGACGTATGATTACCGTGGCGAAAAAGTTAGCGGCTGACGAAGGGATCGCCGAAGACGGTTACCGCTTGATCATGAATTGTAATCAACATGGTGGGCAAGAGGTTTACCATATTCATATGCATCTAGTCGGTGGCCGTGCGTTGGGGCCGATGGTGGTTGGTTAG
- a CDS encoding NAD(P)/FAD-dependent oxidoreductase has product MTKIIVVGGGAGGLELATKLGRTLGRKRRAEITLVDKNSSHLWKPLLHEVATGSMDEGVDALSYRAHAKNHGFDFQMGTLWDIDRDQKVITLAPMYDENNELLMPERELEYDILVMAIGSTSNDFNTPGVRDNCIFLDNPKQAHRFRREMNNEFMRLHAKHGQGSVDIAIVGAGATGVELSAELHNAIKELRNYGFRDLDNSKLNVTLVEAGERILPALPPRISSAAHQELLKLGVKVKTNTFVTKADEEGLETKEGERIHADIMVWAAGIKAPDFLKDIAGLETNRINQLEVENTLQTTRDENIFVIGDCAACTQEDGSKVPPRAQSAHQMASRCFSNIVAKLNGRELKPYVFKDHGSLVSLSRFSTVGSLMGNLTKGSMMIEGRIARMVYISLYRMHQIALHGYVKTGLMMLVGRINRVLRPSLKLH; this is encoded by the coding sequence GTGACCAAAATTATCGTTGTCGGTGGCGGTGCAGGCGGGCTTGAGCTTGCGACCAAGCTAGGCCGAACGTTAGGCCGAAAACGTCGAGCCGAGATCACCTTGGTGGATAAAAATAGCAGCCACCTTTGGAAACCGTTATTACACGAAGTGGCGACCGGTTCAATGGACGAGGGCGTCGATGCACTGAGCTATCGTGCCCACGCGAAAAACCATGGCTTTGATTTCCAAATGGGCACGCTGTGGGACATTGATCGTGACCAGAAAGTGATCACCCTCGCACCCATGTATGATGAAAACAACGAACTGTTGATGCCTGAGCGTGAGCTGGAATACGACATCTTAGTGATGGCGATTGGCTCAACCTCGAACGATTTCAACACCCCAGGGGTACGGGACAATTGTATTTTCCTCGACAACCCCAAACAGGCGCATCGTTTCCGTCGTGAGATGAACAACGAGTTTATGCGCTTGCATGCCAAGCACGGCCAGGGGAGCGTGGATATCGCCATTGTGGGGGCGGGCGCGACAGGGGTAGAGCTGTCTGCCGAGCTACACAATGCGATTAAAGAGTTGCGTAACTATGGTTTCCGTGACCTCGATAACTCGAAACTAAACGTGACCTTGGTTGAAGCCGGTGAGCGGATCTTGCCCGCGCTGCCGCCACGTATTTCTAGTGCCGCACACCAGGAGCTATTGAAACTAGGTGTGAAGGTAAAAACCAATACCTTTGTCACCAAGGCCGATGAGGAAGGGCTGGAAACCAAAGAAGGCGAGCGCATCCATGCCGATATTATGGTGTGGGCAGCAGGCATTAAAGCCCCTGACTTTTTGAAAGATATTGCCGGTTTAGAAACCAACCGTATCAATCAGCTAGAAGTAGAAAACACCTTGCAGACCACCCGTGACGAAAACATCTTTGTGATTGGTGACTGCGCGGCGTGTACACAAGAAGATGGCAGCAAAGTGCCACCACGCGCGCAATCTGCCCACCAGATGGCGAGTCGCTGTTTTAGTAACATTGTGGCGAAGTTGAATGGACGTGAACTCAAACCGTATGTCTTTAAAGATCACGGTTCGTTAGTCTCACTCAGCCGCTTTTCTACCGTGGGTAGCTTGATGGGCAACCTGACCAAAGGCTCGATGATGATCGAAGGCCGCATTGCTCGCATGGTTTATATCTCGCTGTACCGGATGCACCAAATTGCCTTGCACGGTTATGTCAAAACTGGCTTGATGATGCTGGTTGGACGGATTAACCGCGTATTGCGTCCAAGTCTGAAGTTGCACTAA
- a CDS encoding YcfL family protein, with protein MSQWLCLLATLSLLAGCATGKPSLSVTPGQSVVFSDDALAQALEVKRRACADAKAVQQTCLTLINRSQHSQWMRYRFYWYDKQGLQIEASPSEWQRISLPAKASKRINTPVPTASATQYRMVIVH; from the coding sequence ATGAGTCAATGGCTGTGTTTACTGGCAACCCTGAGTCTGTTGGCTGGATGTGCCACCGGCAAGCCATCTCTTTCTGTCACACCGGGACAATCTGTGGTTTTTTCGGATGATGCACTGGCGCAGGCCCTCGAGGTTAAGCGGCGGGCGTGTGCCGATGCGAAGGCGGTGCAACAAACCTGTTTAACACTGATTAATCGTAGCCAACATTCTCAGTGGATGCGGTACCGTTTCTACTGGTACGACAAACAAGGACTACAAATAGAGGCTTCGCCGTCTGAGTGGCAGCGCATTTCGTTGCCTGCGAAGGCCTCTAAACGTATCAATACTCCGGTGCCTACCGCGAGTGCGACCCAGTACCGCATGGTGATCGTCCATTAG
- the pabB gene encoding aminodeoxychorismate synthase component 1, with product MQPQNAMKLTTTPIDYAPDLALTLFDKIAHQPWAMLLHSATRTHPDSRFDILVADPVATVTARNNQVTTRYPDGHSTTDSRDPFHWVAQLQAQLLPAVSEIAPWPFAGGALGYFGYDLGRCVETLPTLAKDELSVPDMAVGLYDWAVMIDHHQHQAVVIAPDSDQRWQWLSRQKAPASKVPFALTERWHANMTETQYQQKFAQVQAYLHAGDCYQINLAQRFSASYQGDEWQAYRKLATRNGAPFSGFIRLADSAILSVSPERFLSLHNQQIETKPIKGTRPRYTDPQQDAESAEALKSAEKDRAENLMIVDLLRNDIGRVASPGSVSVPKLFDIESFPAVHHMVSTVTGRLPEEKTGLDLLRAAFPGGSITGAPKVRAMEIIEELEPHRRHIYCGSFAYLSRCGRMDSSITIRTLVGHQGQLHVWAGGGLVADSKADAEYQETLDKVSHILPVLADDDNLAAPLTDLTE from the coding sequence ATGCAACCACAAAACGCCATGAAGCTCACCACCACACCCATCGACTACGCGCCGGATCTTGCATTAACTTTGTTTGATAAGATTGCCCACCAGCCTTGGGCGATGCTGCTTCACTCAGCGACGCGAACACACCCGGATAGTCGCTTCGATATTCTGGTTGCCGACCCTGTGGCAACTGTGACGGCGCGTAACAACCAAGTAACCACGCGTTATCCCGATGGACACAGCACCACTGACTCTCGCGATCCTTTTCACTGGGTCGCACAATTACAAGCACAGCTGTTACCGGCGGTTTCTGAAATCGCTCCCTGGCCATTTGCCGGCGGTGCTCTCGGGTATTTTGGCTATGATTTAGGGCGCTGTGTTGAGACATTGCCGACGCTCGCCAAAGACGAGCTCTCGGTGCCGGATATGGCGGTCGGCCTCTATGATTGGGCGGTAATGATTGATCATCATCAGCATCAAGCGGTGGTGATTGCACCAGACAGCGACCAGCGCTGGCAATGGCTCAGCCGTCAAAAAGCACCCGCCTCCAAAGTGCCCTTCGCCCTGACAGAGCGCTGGCACGCCAACATGACCGAGACGCAATACCAACAAAAATTTGCTCAAGTACAGGCCTATTTACATGCCGGTGATTGCTACCAAATCAACTTAGCTCAACGCTTTTCCGCCTCCTATCAAGGTGACGAGTGGCAAGCGTATCGCAAATTAGCAACCCGTAATGGTGCGCCCTTCTCTGGCTTTATTCGCTTAGCGGACAGTGCCATCTTATCGGTCTCGCCCGAGCGCTTTCTCTCTCTGCACAACCAACAGATTGAAACCAAGCCCATTAAGGGCACGCGTCCTCGCTATACCGACCCTCAGCAAGACGCAGAGAGCGCTGAAGCACTGAAATCGGCGGAAAAAGATCGCGCTGAAAACTTGATGATCGTCGACTTGCTCAGGAACGATATTGGCCGAGTTGCCTCGCCAGGTTCGGTTTCTGTGCCTAAACTCTTTGATATAGAGAGCTTTCCTGCCGTCCATCATATGGTGAGCACGGTCACAGGCAGACTCCCTGAAGAAAAAACAGGCCTCGATCTGCTCCGCGCGGCTTTTCCCGGTGGCTCAATTACTGGAGCCCCCAAAGTACGTGCAATGGAGATTATTGAAGAGCTGGAGCCACACCGCCGCCATATTTATTGCGGCAGTTTTGCCTACCTCAGCCGCTGTGGCCGGATGGATTCGAGTATTACCATTCGCACTCTGGTCGGCCACCAAGGTCAACTGCACGTATGGGCCGGTGGCGGTTTGGTCGCTGATAGCAAGGCAGATGCCGAGTATCAAGAAACGCTCGACAAAGTCAGCCACATCCTCCCCGTGCTGGCAGACGATGATAACTTGGCTGCCCCTTTAACTGATTTAACGGAGTAA
- a CDS encoding phosphotransferase: MSDGSSALDAPINTALSRFYAKPTEITHTEPLAAGLTNRCWRITDSHGGKSVWRPNSQAVRAFDIDRSREATAQSLAANYGLAPQPIALLAEGLLVPWVPGQPLDQCNDDYTAILIDLLVRIHQLPVEVENASVEAQCQHYERQLSAANMRHLEDIKAWVIAQRPAERGDIPVVCHMDLGAYNVVMTPSRDAVVLDWEYARTADAHLDIALFCRANGLQPDKVIEAYCAKQQIKTIEAVRKRVLAWLPFADYLALCWYEVGAKLYRLPAYKEAANQLFEQLAAQRRG, encoded by the coding sequence GTGAGTGATGGGTCATCGGCGCTCGACGCGCCAATTAACACGGCCCTGAGCCGCTTTTACGCCAAACCGACAGAAATTACCCACACTGAGCCACTGGCCGCCGGTTTGACCAATCGTTGTTGGCGCATCACCGATTCTCACGGTGGAAAGAGTGTATGGCGTCCTAATAGTCAAGCGGTCAGGGCGTTTGACATCGATCGTTCCCGCGAAGCAACTGCACAATCCTTGGCTGCCAATTACGGGTTGGCACCCCAGCCGATTGCGCTGTTGGCAGAAGGCTTACTGGTGCCCTGGGTGCCAGGTCAGCCACTTGATCAGTGCAACGATGATTACACAGCGATCTTAATTGACCTGTTGGTTCGTATACACCAATTACCGGTTGAAGTTGAAAATGCATCCGTTGAGGCACAATGCCAACATTATGAGCGGCAGCTTTCAGCCGCGAACATGCGTCATCTAGAGGATATTAAAGCCTGGGTAATCGCGCAGCGACCTGCCGAGCGGGGCGACATCCCGGTGGTGTGTCATATGGATCTGGGCGCTTACAACGTTGTAATGACGCCCAGCCGCGATGCGGTAGTGCTCGATTGGGAGTATGCACGCACGGCCGATGCGCACCTTGATATTGCGCTGTTTTGTCGTGCCAATGGTCTTCAACCCGATAAGGTGATTGAAGCTTACTGTGCCAAGCAGCAGATAAAGACGATAGAGGCCGTGCGCAAGCGCGTGTTGGCGTGGTTGCCGTTTGCCGACTATCTGGCGCTATGCTGGTATGAGGTAGGTGCGAAGTTGTATCGGCTACCGGCCTATAAAGAGGCGGCTAATCAGCTTTTTGAACAGCTGGCGGCGCAAAGGCGAGGCTAA
- a CDS encoding dihydroorotase — MTTLLFKNVSVVNEGQVVETDVLIEHGRISQIAQDISAPAAADCRVIDATGKHLLPGMIDDQVHFREPGFPKKGTIATESKAAVAGGITTYMEMPNVNPPTTTLEALEEKYQRAAQSSHANYAFYLGATNDNIDEIRRLDPNSACGVKVFMGASTGNMLVNDPETLNAIFADCPTLIATHCEDTPMISELESIYREKYGDDVPIDAHAHIRSKEACLKSSQLAVNLAKKHGTRLHVLHLTTEDELYQFEPAKTLEALQQKQITAEACVHHLFFNRDDYATKGTLIKCNPAIKEAHHQQALIQAVKDGVIDVIATDHAPHTFEEKQNSYFNAPAGLPLVQHALQVALEFYHRGIFDLPLVVQKVAHAPAVRYQVKDRGFIREGYWADLVLVDLNQTQTVGKDNLFYQCQWSPFDGHTFGSSIDMTIVNGQIAFEHGQHSEERYSTRLEFDRQ, encoded by the coding sequence ATGACCACCCTATTATTTAAGAATGTCTCCGTTGTCAACGAAGGACAAGTTGTTGAAACGGACGTCCTCATTGAGCATGGCCGAATCAGCCAAATCGCCCAAGATATCAGTGCTCCCGCCGCGGCCGATTGCCGCGTGATTGATGCCACCGGCAAGCACCTCCTCCCAGGAATGATTGACGACCAAGTGCACTTTCGTGAGCCCGGCTTCCCGAAGAAAGGCACCATCGCCACCGAATCCAAAGCCGCTGTGGCGGGAGGCATTACCACCTACATGGAAATGCCTAACGTTAACCCACCTACCACGACGCTAGAGGCGCTGGAAGAAAAATACCAACGCGCGGCACAATCCAGCCATGCCAACTACGCGTTTTATCTCGGAGCTACCAACGACAATATTGACGAAATCCGTCGTTTAGACCCAAATAGTGCCTGTGGGGTAAAAGTGTTTATGGGCGCCTCCACCGGCAATATGCTGGTCAATGACCCAGAGACACTGAACGCCATTTTCGCTGATTGTCCCACGCTGATCGCGACCCATTGTGAAGACACCCCCATGATCAGCGAGCTTGAGAGCATTTACCGTGAAAAGTATGGCGACGACGTACCGATTGACGCTCATGCCCATATTCGCTCAAAAGAGGCATGCTTAAAATCTTCACAACTGGCGGTCAATTTGGCTAAAAAACACGGTACACGCTTACACGTGCTGCACTTGACCACCGAAGATGAGCTGTATCAGTTTGAGCCAGCCAAAACGCTCGAAGCCCTGCAGCAAAAACAGATCACCGCGGAAGCCTGTGTGCATCACCTGTTTTTCAATCGCGATGATTACGCGACCAAAGGCACTTTGATCAAATGTAATCCAGCGATCAAAGAAGCCCACCATCAGCAAGCGCTGATTCAAGCGGTCAAAGACGGGGTGATTGATGTGATTGCCACCGATCATGCGCCTCACACGTTTGAAGAAAAACAAAACAGCTATTTCAACGCACCTGCAGGCCTGCCACTTGTGCAACACGCGTTACAAGTCGCCTTAGAGTTCTATCATCGTGGTATCTTCGATTTGCCTTTGGTGGTGCAAAAAGTCGCACACGCCCCTGCGGTGCGTTATCAGGTAAAAGATCGTGGCTTTATCCGTGAAGGGTATTGGGCCGATTTGGTCTTGGTGGATCTCAACCAAACCCAAACAGTTGGCAAAGACAACCTCTTCTACCAATGCCAATGGTCACCGTTTGACGGCCACACGTTTGGCTCTAGCATTGATATGACCATCGTCAATGGCCAAATCGCCTTTGAGCACGGTCAACACAGCGAAGAACGCTATTCAACGCGCCTTGAGTTCGACCGTCAGTAA
- a CDS encoding ABC transporter ATP-binding protein translates to MSSSASKPLLSVENLSVSFTTNDGMVDAVKNVSFDIMPGETVAIVGESGSGKSVSSSAVMGLLPNNALVKPASKVTFNDTNVLTLSTKQIQKMRGDRVAMIFQEPMTSLNPYMRVGEQLTEAIQCHHRTTGEKAKQRIIDLLNLVHLPNPTSALEKYPHEFSGGQLQRIMIAMALVNEPDLLIADEPTTALDVTVQAEVLNLIGELQQKMGMAIMFISHDLGVVKHLADRVVVMCKGEVVETNDTKALFENPQKDYTKMLIDAVPRGRKEAPQDDAENLLTVDNVTIKYFLGADFFGGNKRYFEAVSDISLSLRRGETLGIVGESGSGKSTLGRAIMRLLPVAEGRVCFKGQDIHGIKNSENKALCRDMQMVFQDPFGSLSPRMTVGEIVAEGLRTHFPELSKKERLERVKDALYEVRLDTSAINRYPHEFSGGQRQRIAIARALILNPAFILLDEPTSALDRSVQLTVIDLLKDIQKRHNIGYLFISHDLSVVRALSDRVMVMQKGKVMEAGTPEEIFHHPQNEYTRNLIAASFDLAEEEVA, encoded by the coding sequence ATGTCTTCATCTGCTTCTAAGCCACTTCTCAGTGTCGAAAACCTGAGTGTGTCATTTACGACCAACGACGGCATGGTCGATGCCGTTAAAAATGTTAGCTTTGACATCATGCCCGGTGAAACCGTGGCAATCGTTGGTGAGTCAGGGTCGGGCAAATCGGTTTCTAGTAGCGCCGTGATGGGGCTGCTCCCCAATAACGCACTGGTTAAGCCAGCCTCTAAAGTGACCTTTAATGACACCAATGTGTTGACGCTATCCACCAAGCAAATTCAGAAGATGCGCGGCGATCGTGTTGCCATGATCTTCCAAGAGCCGATGACCTCGCTTAACCCGTACATGCGTGTTGGCGAGCAGTTGACCGAAGCGATTCAGTGTCACCATCGCACCACGGGTGAGAAGGCAAAACAGCGCATCATCGACTTGCTGAACCTGGTTCACTTGCCTAACCCAACCAGCGCGTTAGAAAAGTATCCGCACGAGTTTTCTGGCGGTCAGCTACAACGCATCATGATTGCTATGGCACTGGTTAACGAACCAGATTTGTTGATTGCCGACGAACCAACCACCGCGCTTGATGTGACCGTGCAAGCGGAAGTGCTGAATCTGATTGGCGAGCTCCAGCAAAAAATGGGCATGGCCATCATGTTTATTTCGCATGATCTCGGCGTGGTGAAACACCTTGCCGATCGTGTAGTGGTCATGTGTAAAGGCGAAGTGGTCGAAACCAACGACACCAAAGCCCTGTTCGAGAACCCACAAAAAGATTACACCAAGATGCTGATCGACGCGGTGCCACGTGGCCGTAAAGAAGCCCCGCAGGACGATGCAGAAAACTTGCTCACCGTGGATAACGTCACCATCAAGTACTTCTTAGGTGCCGACTTCTTTGGTGGCAACAAACGCTACTTCGAAGCGGTCAGTGATATCAGTTTATCACTGCGTCGCGGCGAAACCTTGGGTATCGTCGGTGAGTCCGGCTCGGGCAAATCAACCCTAGGCCGTGCGATCATGCGCCTGTTACCCGTGGCTGAAGGTCGCGTTTGTTTTAAAGGCCAAGATATCCACGGGATCAAAAACAGCGAGAACAAAGCACTCTGCCGCGACATGCAAATGGTTTTCCAAGACCCGTTTGGCTCCTTGTCACCACGTATGACGGTGGGTGAAATTGTTGCCGAAGGCTTGCGTACGCATTTCCCCGAGTTGAGTAAAAAAGAACGTTTAGAGCGAGTGAAAGATGCGCTGTATGAGGTGCGTCTAGACACCTCGGCGATCAACCGTTACCCGCACGAGTTTTCCGGCGGTCAGCGTCAACGTATTGCCATTGCGCGTGCGTTGATTTTGAACCCTGCGTTTATTTTGTTGGATGAGCCAACCTCGGCACTGGACCGCTCCGTACAGCTGACCGTCATCGACTTGCTGAAAGATATTCAGAAGCGTCATAACATCGGTTATCTTTTTATCAGCCACGATTTGAGTGTGGTTCGCGCCCTCTCCGATCGGGTGATGGTGATGCAAAAAGGGAAAGTGATGGAAGCCGGTACGCCAGAAGAGATCTTCCACCACCCGCAAAACGAGTACACGCGTAACCTGATTGCTGCCTCGTTCGACCTTGCGGAAGAGGAAGTGGCCTAG
- the ycfP gene encoding alpha/beta hydrolase YcfP, which produces MIIYLHGFDATSPGNHEKVLQLQFVDDDVRTINYSTMHPKHDMQHLLKQVQTQIDASSDPDPLICGVGLGAYWSERIGFLCGIKQVMINPNLHPYENMQGKIDRPEEYEDIATKCVADFRQRNQRRALVILSREDEVLDSQRSYHLLSPFYPVRWDEKQSHKFKNLSAHLQAIAQFKQSA; this is translated from the coding sequence ATGATCATATACCTTCACGGTTTCGATGCCACTAGCCCAGGCAACCATGAAAAAGTGCTGCAGCTTCAATTTGTCGATGACGATGTCCGCACTATCAACTACAGCACCATGCACCCTAAGCACGATATGCAACATCTGCTGAAACAGGTTCAGACTCAAATTGACGCGAGTAGCGATCCAGACCCTTTGATCTGCGGTGTCGGCTTGGGTGCTTATTGGTCTGAGCGCATTGGCTTTTTGTGCGGTATTAAGCAGGTGATGATTAACCCCAATCTGCATCCTTACGAGAATATGCAGGGCAAAATCGACCGTCCAGAAGAGTATGAAGATATCGCCACTAAATGCGTGGCTGACTTTCGCCAGCGTAATCAGCGGCGTGCATTAGTCATCTTATCGCGTGAAGATGAGGTGCTAGACAGTCAACGCAGTTATCACCTGTTGTCTCCGTTTTATCCCGTACGTTGGGATGAAAAACAAAGCCATAAGTTCAAAAACCTCTCCGCCCACCTCCAAGCCATCGCCCAGTTTAAACAATCTGCTTAA
- a CDS encoding fumarate hydratase, translating into MTTIKQQDVIESVADALQYISYYHPLDFVQALEKAYNKEQSQAAKDAIAQILINSRMSAEGKRPICQDTGIVTCFVKVGMAVQWDRHDMTVQQMVDEGVRRAYTNPDNPLRASVVADPAGKRQNTRDNSPAVVHIDMVPGDTVDIQIAAKGGGSENKTKMVMLNPSDDVAEWVEKTLPAMGAGWCPPGMLGIGIGGTAEKAAVLAKESLMEHIDIQELIDRGPSNAEEALRLDIFNRVNKLGIGAQGLGGLTTVVDVKVKTAPTHAASKPVCLIPNCAATRHVHFTLDGTGPAELAPPKLEEWPQVTWEVGENVRRVNLDTVTKEDVQSWQTGETVLLSGKILTGRDAAHKRLQEMLRNGEGLPEGVDFNGRFIYYVGPVDAVGDEVVGPAGPTTSTRMDKFTDMMLAETGLMGMIGKAERGPAAVESIKNHKAVYLMAVGGAAYLVSKAIKQARVVAFEDLGMEAIYEFDVEDMPVTVAVDAQGQNAHQIGPDTWKVKIAEMDD; encoded by the coding sequence ATGACCACTATTAAACAGCAAGACGTGATCGAAAGCGTTGCAGATGCCCTGCAATATATCTCTTACTACCACCCTCTTGATTTTGTTCAAGCCCTTGAAAAAGCCTACAACAAGGAGCAGAGCCAAGCGGCAAAAGATGCCATCGCGCAAATTTTGATTAACTCGCGAATGTCGGCCGAGGGCAAACGCCCAATTTGCCAGGACACGGGCATTGTGACCTGTTTTGTCAAAGTAGGGATGGCGGTGCAGTGGGACCGACACGATATGACGGTGCAGCAAATGGTGGATGAAGGGGTGCGACGTGCGTACACCAACCCTGACAACCCATTGCGTGCCTCTGTCGTGGCTGATCCGGCAGGCAAACGTCAAAACACCCGTGATAACAGCCCAGCGGTGGTGCACATTGATATGGTGCCAGGCGACACCGTGGACATTCAAATTGCCGCGAAGGGCGGTGGCTCTGAAAACAAAACCAAAATGGTGATGCTTAACCCATCGGACGATGTCGCCGAGTGGGTAGAGAAAACCTTGCCTGCAATGGGCGCGGGTTGGTGTCCACCGGGTATGCTGGGTATCGGCATTGGCGGCACGGCAGAAAAAGCCGCGGTGTTGGCCAAAGAGTCACTGATGGAGCACATTGACATTCAAGAGCTTATCGATCGTGGTCCAAGCAATGCCGAGGAAGCGCTGCGCCTCGATATTTTCAATCGTGTCAATAAGCTGGGCATCGGTGCCCAAGGGCTGGGCGGTTTAACCACGGTGGTGGATGTAAAAGTGAAAACGGCTCCGACCCATGCTGCGTCTAAACCTGTGTGCTTAATTCCGAACTGCGCGGCCACACGTCATGTTCACTTTACACTTGATGGTACCGGGCCTGCCGAGTTGGCACCACCCAAATTGGAAGAGTGGCCGCAAGTTACTTGGGAAGTCGGCGAGAATGTACGTCGTGTCAACCTGGATACGGTGACCAAAGAAGACGTGCAAAGCTGGCAAACCGGTGAAACCGTGCTGTTATCAGGCAAAATCCTGACCGGACGCGATGCTGCACACAAGCGTCTGCAAGAAATGCTACGCAATGGCGAAGGCCTTCCTGAGGGCGTTGATTTTAATGGTCGCTTTATCTATTACGTTGGCCCCGTTGATGCGGTGGGTGATGAAGTGGTTGGCCCAGCAGGCCCCACGACATCGACCCGCATGGATAAGTTCACTGACATGATGCTCGCCGAAACCGGCTTGATGGGCATGATAGGTAAAGCCGAGCGTGGCCCTGCGGCAGTCGAGTCAATTAAAAACCACAAAGCCGTGTACTTAATGGCGGTTGGCGGCGCGGCCTATTTGGTCTCGAAAGCGATCAAGCAGGCACGCGTAGTGGCGTTTGAAGACTTGGGGATGGAAGCCATCTACGAGTTTGACGTCGAAGACATGCCAGTCACGGTGGCCGTCGACGCACAAGGACAAAATGCGCATCAGATTGGCCCTGACACCTGGAAGGTAAAGATAGCCGAAATGGATGACTAA